One genomic segment of Amycolatopsis sp. WQ 127309 includes these proteins:
- a CDS encoding carbohydrate ABC transporter permease has protein sequence MTATANVTMPAGATPPASPRATRAKKRRKGRFGDRILPYLLLLPALAAILVLLAWPLVQVLAISFRKLDIGQLISGKTVWIGFDNYTNTLSDPEFWTITVRTLVFTASIVAATIVGGLLLAVLMRHLDPVVRIIVQVTLVLAWATPVIATTTVFQWIFDEQYGILNKTLDRLGFHSFIGFSWFSSGPSTLSVIGLLIVWQAVPFVTFSLYAGLIGVPREQYEAAGIDGAGPWQTFRAVTWPAIRPITTMVTFLSVLWDFNAFAQIWAIREGGPDGGSTTLAVVLYLKGIAGNHFGAAGAIATLMLIVLALITGRYIQLLTRTKEGDLA, from the coding sequence ATGACAGCGACCGCCAATGTGACGATGCCGGCGGGGGCGACCCCGCCGGCATCGCCGCGCGCCACGCGGGCCAAGAAGCGCAGGAAGGGCCGGTTCGGCGACCGGATCCTCCCGTACCTGCTGCTCCTGCCCGCGCTCGCCGCGATCCTCGTGCTGCTCGCCTGGCCGCTGGTCCAGGTGCTCGCGATCAGTTTCCGCAAGCTCGACATCGGCCAGCTGATCTCCGGCAAGACCGTGTGGATCGGCTTCGACAACTACACCAACACGCTGTCGGACCCGGAGTTCTGGACCATCACGGTCCGGACGCTGGTGTTCACCGCGTCCATCGTGGCCGCCACCATCGTCGGTGGCCTGCTGCTGGCCGTGCTGATGCGCCACCTCGACCCGGTCGTGCGGATCATCGTGCAGGTGACGCTCGTGCTGGCCTGGGCGACCCCGGTGATCGCGACGACCACGGTGTTCCAGTGGATCTTCGACGAGCAGTACGGCATCCTCAACAAGACCCTCGACCGGCTCGGGTTCCACAGCTTCATCGGGTTCTCCTGGTTCTCCAGCGGCCCGAGCACGCTGTCGGTGATCGGGCTGCTCATCGTCTGGCAGGCCGTGCCGTTCGTGACGTTCTCGCTCTACGCGGGGCTCATCGGCGTCCCGCGCGAGCAGTACGAGGCCGCCGGCATCGACGGCGCCGGGCCGTGGCAGACGTTCCGCGCGGTCACCTGGCCCGCCATCCGGCCGATCACCACCATGGTGACCTTCCTGTCGGTGTTGTGGGACTTCAACGCCTTCGCCCAGATCTGGGCGATCCGCGAGGGCGGCCCGGACGGCGGGAGCACCACGCTGGCCGTCGTGCTGTACCTCAAGGGCATCGCGGGCAACCACTTCGGCGCGGCGGGCGCGATCGCGACCCTGATGCTGATCGTGCTGGCCCTCATCACCGGCCGGTACATCCAGCTGCTCACCCGGACCAAGGAAGGTGATCTGGCGTGA
- a CDS encoding FHA domain-containing protein has product MGQREAATVETVGGAVARLAVRRGSWLVGRGPDAHLRLYSDRVSPRHAWLRRDARGTWVADAGSRAGTRVNGDALAPGRARLLRDGDRLEFGPITAVYRDTAPADEAAPPVFSKVARTRGTGRVALVLGPVLVVTGFGLGASRLLRYFAAGPEVGLGGTLLTVGVVVTVLGLVLANRPQWK; this is encoded by the coding sequence GCGACGGTCGAGACGGTCGGCGGCGCCGTGGCGAGACTGGCGGTGCGCCGCGGCTCGTGGCTGGTCGGGCGCGGGCCGGACGCGCACCTGAGGCTGTATTCGGACCGGGTGAGCCCGCGGCACGCCTGGCTCCGCCGCGACGCGCGCGGCACGTGGGTGGCCGACGCGGGATCGCGGGCCGGGACCCGGGTCAACGGGGACGCGCTCGCCCCGGGCCGGGCCCGGCTGCTGCGCGACGGCGACCGGCTGGAGTTCGGGCCGATCACCGCCGTCTACCGCGACACCGCGCCGGCGGACGAGGCCGCGCCGCCGGTGTTCTCGAAGGTGGCCCGGACCAGGGGGACCGGCCGGGTGGCGCTGGTGCTCGGGCCGGTCCTCGTGGTGACCGGGTTCGGGCTGGGTGCTTCCAGGCTGCTCCGGTACTTCGCTGCCGGACCGGAGGTGGGCCTGGGCGGCACCCTGCTGACCGTGGGCGTCGTGGTGACGGTGCTGGGGCTGGTGCTGGCTAACCGTCCACAGTGGAAGTGA
- a CDS encoding sugar ABC transporter substrate-binding protein: MKRWLKLAAGAAALTLVTAGCAGSSGTDTAASSSGAPAQITGDVTVWLMTGSAPTTLTDALNKEFEAAHPGAKVKYEIQQWDGIQQKLTTALASGAPPDVIEIGNTQTAAFASQDGVLTDLTADKDSFNGAQWLKGLADSGAYDGKTYGVPFYAANREVIYRKDMFEQAGITKTPTSNDEWIDAITKLKTKFGSDPDFQPLYMPGQNWYALLSFIWDNGGDIAQADGKNFKATLDSAGAKAGLDFYKKLVDTSGTKAPKDADEAKPQQATVYGAGKVAMMIGLPWELPTAAKTDPSLTAKTGAFAIPSKTAGQSAPVFLGGSNLAIPANSKNVAAAKEYIKLLSSPKYQSQLAAAGVVPGTSTDLTGLDKDPLGTVMAKASTNGKAVPASPKWGDVESGQNPVKDMLTAYLTGKKTLDQATADANAALNKLIGG; the protein is encoded by the coding sequence GTGAAACGCTGGCTCAAGCTGGCGGCGGGCGCCGCCGCACTGACCCTCGTGACCGCGGGCTGCGCGGGTTCCAGCGGCACCGACACCGCCGCTTCGTCGAGCGGTGCTCCCGCGCAGATCACCGGGGACGTCACGGTCTGGCTGATGACGGGTTCCGCGCCGACCACGCTGACCGACGCGCTCAACAAGGAGTTCGAGGCCGCCCACCCGGGCGCCAAGGTCAAGTACGAAATCCAGCAGTGGGACGGCATCCAGCAGAAGCTGACCACCGCGCTGGCCAGCGGTGCGCCGCCGGACGTGATCGAGATCGGCAACACCCAGACGGCGGCGTTCGCCTCGCAGGACGGCGTGCTGACCGACCTGACCGCCGACAAGGACAGCTTCAACGGTGCGCAGTGGCTGAAGGGCCTCGCGGACTCGGGTGCCTACGACGGCAAGACCTACGGCGTGCCGTTCTACGCGGCCAACCGTGAGGTCATCTACCGCAAGGACATGTTCGAGCAGGCCGGCATCACCAAGACGCCGACGTCGAACGACGAGTGGATCGACGCGATCACCAAGCTGAAGACGAAGTTCGGGTCCGACCCCGACTTCCAGCCCTTGTACATGCCGGGCCAGAACTGGTACGCGCTGCTCTCGTTCATCTGGGACAACGGTGGCGACATCGCCCAGGCCGACGGCAAGAACTTCAAGGCGACGCTGGACAGCGCCGGCGCGAAGGCGGGCCTGGACTTCTACAAGAAGCTCGTCGACACCTCCGGCACCAAGGCACCGAAGGACGCCGACGAGGCCAAGCCGCAGCAGGCGACCGTCTACGGTGCCGGCAAGGTGGCCATGATGATCGGTCTTCCGTGGGAGCTGCCGACCGCGGCCAAGACGGACCCGAGCCTGACCGCCAAGACCGGCGCGTTCGCGATCCCGAGCAAGACCGCCGGCCAGAGCGCCCCGGTCTTCCTGGGCGGCTCCAACCTGGCGATCCCGGCCAACAGCAAGAACGTGGCCGCCGCCAAGGAGTACATCAAGCTGCTCTCCAGCCCGAAGTACCAGAGCCAGCTGGCCGCCGCGGGCGTCGTGCCCGGTACGTCGACCGACCTGACCGGCCTGGACAAGGACCCGCTGGGCACCGTGATGGCGAAGGCCTCCACCAACGGCAAGGCCGTGCCGGCCAGCCCGAAGTGGGGTGACGTGGAGTCCGGCCAGAACCCGGTCAAGGACATGCTGACCGCGTACCTGACCGGCAAGAAGACGCTCGACCAGGCGACCGCCGACGCCAACGCAGCGCTGAACAAGCTCATCGGCGGATGA
- a CDS encoding MFS transporter, with protein sequence MTASMPRKAALAAWIGSALEYYDFFIYGTAAALVFNKVFFPASSPATGTLLALATFGVGYAARPVGAFILGHVGDRFGRKRVLVFTLLLMGFSTFAVGCLPTYATVGVLAPILLVVLRLMQGLSAAGEQAGANSMSLEHAPERQRAYFTSFTLSGTQAGQILATAIFLPVAALPQADLLTWGWRIPFWCSAAVVVVGFVIRRKLDETPVFARTDVAKLPVAVLFRTHWADVLRVIVAATIASVSTIFTVFALSYAVNTIGLARTPMLWVGVLANIVALAAIPLLARLADRVGRKPVFITGCLACGVLIFPYLWSISIGSYALLFVLGIVLFGVAYSGVNGVWPSLYGEMFSARVRLSGMAIGTQIGFAVAGFAPSVVAAIGSGKSDWLGVSIFTAAVCVVAATAAATARETYRVPTAELGSKTPADTTKPAVVTSTVDG encoded by the coding sequence GTGACCGCATCGATGCCCCGCAAGGCGGCGCTGGCCGCCTGGATCGGCAGTGCGCTCGAGTACTACGACTTCTTCATCTACGGCACCGCCGCCGCACTGGTGTTCAACAAGGTCTTCTTCCCCGCCTCCTCCCCCGCCACCGGCACCCTGCTCGCGCTGGCCACGTTCGGCGTCGGCTACGCCGCCCGCCCGGTCGGCGCGTTCATCCTCGGGCACGTCGGCGACCGCTTCGGCCGCAAGCGCGTCCTGGTGTTCACCCTGCTCCTGATGGGCTTCTCGACGTTCGCCGTCGGCTGCCTGCCCACCTACGCCACCGTCGGCGTGCTCGCGCCGATCCTGCTGGTCGTTCTCCGGCTGATGCAGGGACTTTCCGCGGCCGGCGAGCAGGCCGGCGCGAACTCGATGTCGCTCGAGCACGCCCCGGAGCGACAGCGCGCGTACTTCACCAGCTTCACCCTGAGCGGCACGCAGGCCGGGCAGATCCTGGCCACCGCGATCTTCCTGCCGGTCGCGGCGCTCCCCCAGGCCGACCTGCTGACGTGGGGCTGGCGGATCCCGTTCTGGTGCAGCGCGGCCGTCGTGGTCGTCGGGTTCGTCATCCGCCGCAAGCTCGACGAGACCCCGGTGTTCGCCCGCACCGACGTCGCGAAGCTGCCGGTGGCGGTCCTCTTCCGCACGCACTGGGCCGACGTCCTGCGCGTGATCGTCGCGGCGACGATCGCCTCGGTCAGCACGATCTTCACCGTCTTCGCGCTGAGCTACGCGGTCAACACGATCGGCCTGGCGCGCACCCCCATGCTCTGGGTGGGCGTGCTGGCCAACATCGTGGCCTTGGCGGCGATCCCGCTGCTGGCGCGGCTCGCCGACCGGGTCGGGCGCAAGCCGGTGTTCATCACCGGCTGCCTCGCCTGCGGCGTGCTGATCTTCCCCTACCTGTGGTCGATCTCGATCGGCTCGTACGCGCTGCTGTTCGTGCTCGGCATCGTCCTATTCGGCGTCGCCTACTCGGGCGTCAACGGCGTCTGGCCGTCGCTGTACGGCGAGATGTTCAGCGCCCGCGTCCGCCTCTCGGGCATGGCGATCGGCACGCAGATCGGCTTCGCGGTCGCGGGTTTCGCCCCGAGCGTGGTCGCGGCGATCGGCTCCGGGAAGTCGGACTGGCTGGGCGTCTCCATCTTCACGGCGGCGGTCTGCGTGGTGGCCGCGACAGCCGCCGCGACGGCCCGCGAGACCTACCGGGTGCCGACCGCGGAACTCGGGAGCAAGACCCCGGCGGACACCACGAAGCCCGCCGTGGTCACTTCCACTGTGGACGGTTAG